The stretch of DNA CAGCAGGAAGACCCAGTTGGGGGAGGGACAGGACCCACTCCGCCAAGCCCCTGTCTACCTCCTTAGGCATggcacccagttccagctccaaACCAATTAAGGGTAAGGAGTGTCCAAATCCTAACCTCAAAAGGCCCCCTATTGCCCTGTTAGGGACCTCTCCAGCCTGCAGACATGACTGGAACAGCCAAAAGCCACTGATATGTAATCTTCCTGGGGTGACTTTAGTGAACCGCACAGCCACTTGAAGTGTATTGTATGCCCCCCAAAATCAATAGCACCTGCACAGAACACTGAACTGAGTGTCAATTAAATGCCTTGTGCCAATGGGGAGCCAACACAGATCCCCAGACCCATAAAAGCAACTGCTCAGCTCCTGTGTAAGAGCCATCCATATAATCTCTTCCCATTGTGCTGTCTCCCATGCATTCAAGCATTAAGCATGCAGTGAAAtgtgcctgggctgcaggtcaGCCTCTTTTCAATTTCTGATTACAGTGGAGCCAAAGAACCTGGGGTTGGTAACACAAGGTGTGAGCTGGAGGCACCCCAGCGTTCAGAGCtcacagaaaagagaagaaaccAGCACAGGAGCCATAGAGAGTAAACACTAAGCAAGATGCCAGGCAAGCCAGGAGGGCTGTCCTGGTGGCCAAGGAAAAAGCAACTAAACCAAATGCTGCTCACAGGCAAAGCAAGGTGAGAGCCAAGAAATGACCTTTGACATTGACAAGGACAGTTTCGGGAGAGTGATGAGGAAAGACAAAAAGCTAGATGCAGAAGATTTGGGAGTGGAAGAAGAGGACTTGAGGGAGCTGAACTCTTTTTACTGTAAAAATGTTGCATGTTTTTGCAAACCAGTAACATAGACTTTTATTCATCCGAATAAGCACTATGTCAGTGGTAATTTGAAAAAGTCCAATTTTACTTTAGAAATTTCTTCCAAATGTGAAACATTTTTGTGAAATGGGCCTCAGCAGTTGGAAGTCTGACTCTCTAACTGAAAAACAGCAATCACTGCCTTCAGTGAATTTACAGCGCACagtatttcaagttttaaaatcaaACTTCTGTCTTAGAactttggacacacacacacacacacccaaacagTAACGTCATACTTTTCAATTGAATATTCCAATGCATCATAAATAATACTCCGAATATTGTTGATTTACAGTTAGTTCTTTTCTCCTGCCATTGCTGCATTCACCaacttaactttttaaataatgtttttcaTTCCAGACATTTAACTGCCTTTGCTACTTGTAGACACAggtgtgtgttttatttgtttattttttggtaacattttgggcatttgggattaatagcagggaagggagagctgTCTGTAAGGCATGTGAATCCAGTGTGTCTGAACAGAAGAGGGTCAAGTTCAGAGTCAACAGGATTGGTTGGATACTTGTACTGGGATTTCATTTGGTGGTAGCGTTAGTAGAAAGAGTCCTCTCCACCCAGGGCAGTGGCAGGTTCCCAgaaggctcattttttttttttttcagagtcaaAGCTCCAAAGATGCCAATGCAGCCCTGCTGATACTTGGTCTCATCTTATTTCTCAATTTTATGCGTAATTTGCTCCTTTTGGTTTTATGTATTTTGACACAGCCAAGTGTGTGTGGGGATTTCCCCATAGTCCTTTAAATGCTATAAAACTTTAATATAGGGAGATAAAAACAACAATAAGCCATGCCTCCAAGCCCTCCTATTTAGTTCTTTATTTGAGTTAGACAATAACCAGTTTTAGATACTCATTTAGATTGGCAAGGACTTGCTCTATTTTAAATGCCCTGGCACCTTTCTTTACCCTCTCTCCCTACCCAAGTGAAAATTCTTCTACCACAAACCTGGACATGCAGCTCCCACCAGGTTACCAAAAAATAGCGTCTTTACAATCCTTAACTTGCCATTGTGATAGCCTGCCCATAAGGTGCCCAAGCCAATGCAATTGAATATGGTTTAGAATAAAGCCAAGATGGATGCCAACTCCCAGTTTTAGGCACAGAACCCTGGAATGTCTTGTGGAAAAAATGAAGTAACACTCCTGGTAGTCTGTCGGGCTTGCCTGTTTCCGGCGTAATTGCCTGCTCTCAGCTTCCTAATACCCCTCAACCCTCCAAGAGACTTTAATGTACAAAGTTCAACAAAACACCTTCAGAACAGATTACTTCTAATTACGTTTAATACTCGTATTATTGAATAAACTATActgttttttaaccaaaaaaggaAATTCACTTAACTGCATGTCAATCACCCAAATTTTAAGTGtacaaatgaaagagaaaacatttaTTACACAAATTTAATTACAATTCTAAGAAATAAACATGCAAATTAGACAGTTCAATTTGCAGATGCTAATCCTCACCCTTGATCTCGCTCCTTTCCTCTCTGATTCTGCGGCTCTGTGCCTGCTTGGTGCCTAGGGAGCCAGGCAGCCAGAGGTTGGGCTTTTCACAGCCGGAGGATCACTGTTTTAAAGCACTGTTATATTTAGCACATCTGGCGGAGTGCAGTAAACAAACATTATAGCCTTTGTAACACGTTCGCGCAGGTGCCTTCCCTACCCACCCCCAATCTCTCGGTTTTATCAGGGCTAAGTCTTCCACGCCTCTGCGTTCATTACACCTGAAATGACCCATCTCGTCTACGCAGGGGTCCCCAGACAGAAGTTAGGAATTAACGTTTCAAACCACAAACTCCGATAGAGTCCCATATGGGGGTGGGGAAGCGGGAATCACCATTAGTAAAGTAACGTGACTCTAGGGCTTCGGGTACCTGATCTTGACCAAGGACAAGCTcctctattacttttttttttttcctgtaggttTTCTCCGAGGCTCCCCACCCAGAAAGAGCTGCCAATTCAAGTTGCCACAGGACGGAGACTGCttttctgtatgtatatatacacacagagctGCAGCCCGGGAGGGGTTGCCTGTGGGGGTGGGCGGCCAGGGGCGGCCAGGGGCGGGAGAACCACCTCTGGGTCTTGCACGGACATCTGTTTCCCATCTCGGTTTGCTGTGGCAAAGGagaagaaagtcttttttttttttccttttgcaaagggtgggaaaggcatatatatatttttttaaatcgcACGCACacacaataacagcaacaaaactacagcaaataaaGACAGACAAGACATCTCCTGAAGGTTGCGGTGCGAATCCTTTTCTCGGCTGGAGTCGAGCCCCCGGGGCCAGGGAGGGAGCCCAAGAGCGCGTGGGGTCTGGGCtgcgggctggagctgggcccgcGTGTCCCCGGGCACCGCGagaggaggggcggggaggggcggcGGAGGGCGGGCGGGAAGCCGGGAAGGAGGCAGGggcgggctggggtgggggtgaggggaaggcGCCCCGTGTGCTTCCTGaagagcggcggcggcggcggagcggCGGGAGCGAGGGAGGAGGGAGCGCGGGCGCTTGTCATGTTCCCTCTCTCGCCCCGGGGGCATCCTGCACAGCCTCTCCTCGGAAATCCACGGGGAAATGGCAAACAGGATTGACGGGTTTCACGCGCTCCTCGCTAGACACAGCCGCTCATTACCATAACCGTCTGCAGCGACGGCGGCGCAGCGCCCCAGCCGCGGCAGGGACCTGTCGGGACCCTCACCCGCCGCCGCCGACCGGGCCGCCGGGTCGGGACCCGCGCCGCTGTGCACCGGCGGCCGCGCTGGAGCCGAGCCCGAAGCGGACCAGCGGCCGCCACCTCCCCGCTGACCCCGCGGTAAGAGCCGGGCTGAGCGCGGGCCGCGGGGGCGGAGAGCCGGGCCGCGGGGAGGGCGAAGGCCGGTGCCCCCGGGGGCGTCCTCGCGCGGCTCCGGGGTCAACTGGGTGGCCTGGCGAGGACCCGAGCGAGGCCGGGGTGGCTTGGGGGCCGGGGCACAGCTGCGCGCGGAGGCGGCGCGGGCTTTTCCCGGGGCTGGCGTGCGCAGGGCGGGAACCGCCGCCGCCTccggggctgctggggctgctccGTGCCGCCCGCGCGCGCACGGAGCGGACCCCGGGGAGCAGGTGCGGCCAGCAGCTCGGGGAAGCAGCTGGGTCTGTCTTCGGGGACAGGGGGTCTACGGGAGAGAGGTTCCCAGAATTGGAAGCCGCGGCGCTCggcaggtgggcagggaaggGTTGTGGATGTCAGGGGCGCGCGGTTGCGAGAAAAAGGAATCGCTGCGGGAGCTGACACCTTCTGTCCCCCCCGCCACCTCCGCCCCCGCGCCCTCCTCCCCGGCAGCCGAGCCCCGCTGCGGGCGGCGGCTGCTCTTCTGTCCTTAGCTCACCTCCCCGGGCGGGCTGAGGCTGCTGGCCGCCGGGTCCACGCCTccgcctctctcctcccttcctcccctcccgccTTCTTGGTCCCAGCAACTTTCCCGAGTGCCCGGCTACGGCCACGTCGGCAGGGCAGAGGCGGCCTCGGACGGCGGGGAGGTGCGGGCCGAGTGCCCGCTTCGGGTCCCCCGCGCGCACCGGGCGCCCGGGCAGCAGCGGTTGCGGGTGGGACGGGCAGGCGAGGCCGGGAGGCCGGGCCGGCATCTGCTGCGGGCTGGAGCGCGGGGCCCGGGCCAGCCTCGCCAGAGCCCTGCCAACCGCCGTGAGTCACTTCCTTGGAATCCTACCTTTGGTGTTTATTTCCCTTAGAAGGAAACTTGgtttaaggggggaaaaaaaaggaagacgaaaagaaagaataataataGCTCTTATTCTGCAGGAGAGGCGCAGGGTTCTGGCCCCGTGGAAAGACAACTTGCCTTTGTTCCCAGACACTTGGGGTGCTGTTGACTTTCTCCCACGGCTAGCCGAGCACAGCGGGGGAAGGGGCTTCAGGGGTTGTGGCGCTCGCCCCCGGAGCTCTGTGCGCCAGCCGCCGCCCGCCTGCAGGGGGTCGACCTTGCGAGCCTAAGACATCCCCCCACTCGCCTCCGGCTTCTGCTGGGCGAAGTCAGCACCGAGTGACACCCCGACACCCCCCTTCCGCCGTCCCCTACTGCGGCCTCCCCGCACCCAGCACCAGTGTTCCCAGCTCCACGGCCCAAACTAAAACCCTTAGCCTCGAGAGACTGCGGCTGAGAAACGTACTTCCCAGACGGGCAGGTGTACCGCAGGGACCGGCAGAGAAGCGACATCTGTCTGCTTAAAGGGCTGAAGAATTTCATTCTACCCACCCAGACCCTTCCAACGCCCTCCCGAGCCAGACAAGCTGTTGAGATCTTGTTAGGGACAATGTGGAGGTCAGGGCCCTAGATCCACCTGGCAGGACCCGTGAGACTTGGCAGTATGGCTGCTGCTTGGTGGCGGTCCAGCCGGCACACTCCCTTGGGCTGCAGAGCGGCAGTCAGTTCTCCAACTGCTGTAGTGCTTTAAAGAAAATGCTGTGTTCCCCACAGCCGTGGGAGTATGGGGACAATGACCTGGAGTCCCCATAGAGCCCGGGGCTGTCCCATTGGTGTGCTGGCCTCTCCCATTAGCATCACAATGGCACCAAAGAAGCCACAAGCCCAACTcaactgggaagaaaaaaaaaaacaatgtgtatAGACGTGCCTGGTAACTTTACTATGAACATTTGCCAGAAACACTTGACATTTTTGCCCCCAGCCTTCTGGGAATGTTTGAGAGGTCCTTCATCCCAGGACGTCCACTTGGGTGACAAAACAGACGGTGCAAGCGCCTGCAGATGTGTCCCAGTACAGACAAAACACACCTTGCTCGCCCTCCTTTTGAATCTGTGCGTCTCTGAGGGATGGTAAAGAAACCAATTTTACTACCATCTGTATCCCTGGGGCGGTACTTAATATTATTAGCACATTGAAAATTTAACAATCAGTAGCACATGAATTTGTGGACTTGAACTTCTGAATTCAGTAGCAGAATTAAAATGGAAATCTCATAGAGGAATGCCAACTCTATCTCTACATGTGTTACAGATAAAAACTCACATGAAACAATGATGCTTAGTACTGTACAGGCCAGCTTTTCAAGAGCATCAAACTTGCCTTCTTGATTTGTTAACATCCTACTGTAAATTCTAAATAGACTAGGAAAACTTTGGTAAAATCTCCTCCCCATTCCCTAGTAATCCCAACTCATTCATGTTTTATTCAGATTTACATAAATCACTCTCAGAACCCAGCCACTCCAGTTTATCCTAAACAGTTGTGTATAACTGGttccaattcaaaaaaaaaaaaaaacttaccaaaATTAGCTATTGTAAACAAAAGAAACAGCCAGGATAAAAACCATTAGGTCACATTTCAAGTTCGAATACATAATGATAGAATTTCGTATGCTGGGAACAAGACTAACAAATGCAAACACTGGAATTGTGAACAATCAAAAAAACTACTCCCAAAgtcatgaaaatataaacaaacttGACTGTTACAAAGCAGAACAAGACTCAGGTGATGTCCTGCCCAAGCGAGTCATTGCTGCTAGGAACGTGCGGTGCTTTCCTGAAAGGAGGTGGGCTGTTCAAcctgcttttgtttgtgtgttagGAAAGTTCTACACAGGCAGTTGTTGGATCTTACCCCAGAGTCCAGCACAAAATGTGTGCACATTGCAAGCTGACAATATCCTGACTTTAGTAGCAGAGGGCTACTGAGTAATAAAAGCTCCCTGCAATAACATTCTCTACTACAGTTATCTCTAGGCATAGATGAACAGCACATCGAACTACCAAAGGAATGTCTTCCAGAGAATAAAACACCATGAGATTCTGATGCCTTGCCTGGATTTGGAGTTTAAGTTAGAATAGCTTAGTTTGTTGAATTAACGTAGTAGGTTCAATGTCTTGGTTGATGcctcaaagagaaaaataagtggCATGATCCACTCTGTTTCTTTCTAGAGATGAATTGaacctgtttctctctgtgttaatAAGGCTTCCTAATGAGTCCTTGCTGATGGCTCTGGGAAGCGCTTTGTACAAGAGAAGGTGACGGTGGGTTACTGCCCAGAGCAGCCCCTTTGCCCCGCCCACCTGCATGGCTTTCCTGGCTGTCAGAAGGCCTGGCTTGGAGACCTCAGGAGTCATTGCTGCCAAGAGCTGCTCTGTCAGCCCcaaggccattgtcactttaatGAAGCTGTTTGTCCTTTCCCGGCGGGTCCCCCTGCTTTCACCTGGAAGTGGCCCTTGTCCTAGCGTGTAGCTCATGATGGTCTCATGATGGTCTCCCCCGAGCCACTCCTTTCCGCAGAACATCACGAGCTGTGTAATTGGGAAAAGAAAGGCAGAACAAGACCCTTAGTCCCTAGCTTAAAGACAGTCAATCTTCAGAAAGCAAGCCCCACGTCACTCCGGTGACAGTTCTGGAAGCCGCCAAGTGAGAGAATGGCTGTTTGGTCTCCTAAGTAATTGGCTGCTTAACGAGGCCGGGAGGCAGCTTTGCTGTCCCCACCATCCAGGCATGGTCTCCCAAGTTGCTTTGCCCGGATGACAGGCTCCCATCTCCCTTGAACTTAGCTCCGCATCCCAGCTTGAGCCCAGCCCAGGACCAGGTGAAGACAAGGAGTCTCCCCACCCCCGCTCCGTACAAGGTGTTACCCTGGCTCTGAGCAGAGTTTCCCATCTCCCTGCTGGACCAGAGGCAAGGCGTGAACCGGAGGGCAGGGCGGCCAGGAGGTGTTGCCTCTTGGAAAGTTCTTGCCTGGTgtctggtctttggctgtgggaagAGTTGTTGGCTGCCTCTGGCCCCAGAGCCCTGGCTCCTGTTTAATATTCTGCCTGCTCCGCTGATGTTGTGCTTGGCTCCTGTGGGACTGCAACTCAGGGCTTGAAACTGGAGCCAATTTTCTGTCTTCATCTCGCAGTGTTTTGACTGGAGGCAGATCCAGTTCAGGCCGATCAGGGCTGGTAGAAACAACTACCAAGTGTCTCAGAATCGGCTGCGCCCCAGGAGGAGAAGGTGGAGGGAGCCCCGGAGTGTTGGAGGGGAGCTGGCTTTGGCCAGCCGAGGAGGagaagggtggggggaaggggtgaggaggttgcagaatACGCCAAACCCCTGAGCATCTGTTGGGCTCCCCCCACCAGTTTCTTGTGATTGATTAGTGGATTTCATCAAAGGAGACTCCCAGGGGATTGACTAGAAAATTGATTTTGCCTTATTAATAGGAAAGAAGCGCAAGGGTTTTGGCCCTGCCTCTTAGCGGTACACTTTCCGTGGGAAGGTCAGGAGGAGAATGTGTTTAGGAGGCAAAGCAGCTGTCTGGAAGAGGGCTGAGGGGAATCGGAGAACAATAAGAAATGGGTTTTCAAAAGCCGCCCAGGAAATGCAGATTGCTGAACACAGAGGCCGAGCTAATAGCAGCAAGAGTTCGCTGAGGTTttctctgaaggaaaaaaaaaaaatacaaaatgctgCAGGGTGAAGGGATTGGACCAGGGAGTCAAAGTTTCCCAAAGCAAAGGAATGAGGACTCCGAGCCCATCCCCTGGCTTGCTTGTGACCAGGgctgctttccttcttttctctttgcagGTCTGAGGCTGTCAGAGATGACTCTGGTTCTGTCCATGAATAGATTCTGCGAGCCCATTGTCTCGGAAGGAGCTGCTGAAATTGCCGGGTACCAGACACTATGGGAGGCTGACAGCTACAGAGGCCCGAGCCCCCCTGGCCCACTGCAGGCCCCTCTGCAGGGAGACCGGGGTGCCGGGCCCCCTCTGGCAGGTACTCCCCTTGACCTTCTGTTGCCCTTTTGGGCCAGGCTGGTAGATGGGAGGTGGTGGCGGGGGCGCTCCTCTGAGCCCAGAACGAATGTTGTCAGGCTTCATGGGCTGGGAGTCAGCCCAGGGCTCCAAGGAGAGGACCACAGGCGATATTTAAATCACAGTCCAATCTGCCACATCCACCTGCGCTCCTGCCAGCAGCCAAGTGGAGTATTTGCATTTGGGTTTCCTACCCTGCGGACGGTGGATGTTAGGGTTGTCTCAAGGTATGCGAGCCCTGGTGGTGGGCGTGGCAAAGCAGTCTGCATCCCCTGAGACCTGAAGCACCTGCCCTTGGGCCAACAGCCTTGTGTCTCTTCTTTTTAGTAGGACATACTCAGTGCTGGTTCTTGTAGGGGAACACTTTTGGAGCTAAGAAATTTGTTATTCCTGGTTTTGTTATTCTCAGAGTCTAAGATGAATTCCTTTGGACTTTTGTATAGCcttggctatttttaaaaaaagaatataaagtgAGTATTTAACAGAGCCTGTCTGATGAAAAATGAAAGTATTATAAGCTGTGGTCTTTAACAGACTCTACTTTTATTCATGATTGACTTATTACATTTTTGAGTGAAAGGATCTTAGATACCTTATAATTTTTACCTTTGTAGTTTCAAAGGGAGAATGTTGCAACTTGAACGTGCAGACAATCACTTGTCTATTAGCCCAGAGTCAGTGATCTTTGGAGGTTGTTGCGTCATCAGTGGGTGTGGTCAAGCATGTGGGTACTTTGCACAGTAATGTTATGTTGTCATGGATTCACCTAGACAATTTGAATGGGCGCTAACGTGATTTCAGAGTTGGGAACACTCCTCCCCTGTACGAATGCTGATGTCGGTGCCTGGAATTAAGTCAATGCAGTAAATGTTGAAATGTGTCATTTTCTTTTGTCATTGCTCAGCAAtcctcacctggcctgggtcaggATTCTGTGTGTAATGGCACCTATCAAGACCAGCGTTTATTTTTAATCACTGCATGTACAGACAAATATGCAGACTAGTTACCCTCTAGAAGGAAAGGAAGTGAAAGTATTTTGTTTGGAGAACCTCTGGCAAACCGCATGTCATTTGTCGTATCTGATTTATTACCACAGGATCACATTACAGGGGAATTTCAAATCCTATAACAACATCCAAGATCACATACTTTAAGAGGAAGTATGTGGAAGAAGAGGATTTTCACCCACCACTCAGCAGCTGTAGCCATAAAGTATGTTTTCTTAATAGTCATTTTTATTAAGAGTTTAAGATACTGAAGTAACAGTTGCTTGATCCAGTTCCAGAAATTAAATTGTTTCACCCAAGCAATGAGCATGAGCCATATCTCAGCAGAGCCACATTAATCGTTGTCACTTTCTTGGGTCTTGTGTTATTTTTCATAAGTACTGGGagaaagagccagaaagagatcttttcccCCAGAAATAACAAAATTATATAAGCCAACAAATGTCTTTTTTACGTATGATTTAGGATTTTCCTAGTTGCGCTAAGGGTTATGGTGATTCAACTCCTTCACGAGTGGGAGAGCACACTCATTTCCTCTCATCTGCTGTCCCCAGTCCGAGCCCTGAACCCAGTAAGTGGGCTTCTGTGCCTGCCTATGTGGGACTGGTTACTCAGGCCTTGTTCTGACCTTTTGGCAGGCAGGCTTACCTCAATGTGTGCTTCCTAGTGGGGAAAGGTACTTCATTATGCATTCATTACATATGTGAAGTTTGTTGAAATACACAATTATTCCCAAGGGGGGGGGGGACCTAACTGGTATGTGtgaagaaacttcaaaaagttcatgaaaaattgttttacaaaaaattattttttaatttaaaaagtctgagacagagacagggacaagatcagggagagagacaaaagagagatCTCCCCTCTGCCAATTCAGATGCCCGTAGCCAGCCAGGACTGTGGCAGTCCACGGCCAGGAGAGAGAAAGTCAGTCTGCCTTCCACATGGGGGTACCAAGGACCCAGCTGctgggaccatcacctgctgcctcccagggtacacgttGGCAGAGAAATGGACAGAGAGCAAGTCTGGGACTTGAccacaggcactccagtgtggggtgtCTTCGCCCTCACCCCAAATGCGTGTCCCTTGTGTTGCTTTTTCATTCTATGTTTCCTCAGACTTTCTGAAGCTCTCTTATATAGTAGGAAGGTGACGCAATGGGGGAAAGTGCATAGGATTGTGAAAGTGGGAAACTAAACTTCTGAAATAGCTCTTTTTTTCACAATACCTCCCTTTAAAAAgatcccctccccccagaaaaaTACTATTAAGGAAAATCTAACCCCAGTTTGTGGTTACCTGAAATTTAGAGagaattttttattcatttttcctctCTGCTCCTACCCCTGCCTCACGTCCCGCCCCTCAAATGCTGCTGCGAAGACACCAGCCAGTGGCCTTTTCCCTGCAGGCAGAGTCCCTTCTCTTGGGCTGGCCTTGGCTGGgtttggttcccagctcctgactagACTGCCAACTTGGTTTCTCCAGGACCTGGGAGAAGTGGTCCCCAGGACTCGTAGACCAGGTCTCCTTTATGGTTTCTGTTATTGTTCTGTTCTTTAGCAAGGGCGATGGTACCCCAGAGGGTGAAACGAGGGACAGCACTTAAATCAGTTCTTTGAAGGCTAGAGCAGGCATGAAGGGTGATTAGTCTGACCTGCAGCacggcatcttttaaaaaaaaaggttactgACACAGTCTGTGAGTGCCTGTGTGCCTGtttatgcatgtatttaaaaatgcaaacatccTAGTGCAGCTTGGTGAATTTGACAAAATTCACCTAATAACAAATTCACCTAATAACAAAACAGGCAGGTCAAGAACTAAAACACAGCAACAGCCAGAATCATGTCTTGCACCTGGCTCTAGTCCCAACCCTCTGCTGTCCTAAGTAACAGCTCTCCTGACTTCTAAGAGCTTAAATCCATTGTGAATTCGGACATCTTTTTGATTGGCCTAAAAAAAGAGTGAACACTCCAGTTGGGCGCTGCCATCACCCGACCTCTCTCCGCATGTGGTTAgtccccaagtgcttgagcacaCAATAAGTCAGGAAGGGGACAGGAGCACCTGTGGGTGAGAGAAAGGGATTTCAGCCTCCCTGGGGACTGGGGACAGCATCTGCAAGTGAAGCTGGAGGAAGCTAGGCCTCAGCATTCTAAAACTCAGACACTGCCGAGAAAGCAATGTGTCGTGCCAGTGGCCGTACATGGCCAGTGTCCctaagctttctctctgtttttgacTTGTAGACCATCTCGATTTTTGAGGAACGAGCCCACATCCTTTATATGTCTTTAGAAAAGCTCAAGTTCATTGATGACCCAGAAGTGTACCTACGAAGATCTGTCCTCATCAACAACTTGATGAAAAGAATCCATGGAGAGATCATCATGCAGAACAACTGgtgcctccctgcctgctccTTCAGCGGCACCTCGGCCCAGGAGTGGTTTATGACTCAAGACTGTCCGTACCGGAAACGACCGCGGATGGCCAAGGAGGAGTGCGAGAAATTTCATGCCTGCTGCTTCTACCAAGAATGTGGTGGTCATTATCTAAATTTACCCTTCTCTGTCAATGCTAATGTCGGAAGTGCCTCCAACAccgcctcctcttcctcttcctcttcctcttcatcttcttcttcctcttcccctctaCCATTACCAAGTTGTTCCCACCAGGTTGATTTTGACCTAGGCAGTGCACCTCTGTACAAAAGCGATGGCCACATACCTGCCAATGAAATCTTTGTCACCAATGTCAGGTCACTGAGTGATGAGAAAGCAAATGACAGCAGAGATGGTGGCCCCCTCAGCCATGAACCTGTGG from Ochotona princeps isolate mOchPri1 chromosome 10, mOchPri1.hap1, whole genome shotgun sequence encodes:
- the SERTAD4 gene encoding SERTA domain-containing protein 4, with the protein product MTLVLSMNRFCEPIVSEGAAEIAGYQTLWEADSYRGPSPPGPLQAPLQGDRGAGPPLAGSHYRGISNPITTSKITYFKRKYVEEEDFHPPLSSCSHKTISIFEERAHILYMSLEKLKFIDDPEVYLRRSVLINNLMKRIHGEIIMQNNWCLPACSFSGTSAQEWFMTQDCPYRKRPRMAKEECEKFHACCFYQECGGHYLNLPFSVNANVGSASNTASSSSSSSSSSSSSSSPLPLPSCSHQVDFDLGSAPLYKSDGHIPANEIFVTNVRSLSDEKANDSRDGGPLSHEPVGHDLAFECKGQFYDYFETGYNEKHNVSESWKKSLRKKEPSPGNKLCCSKGSKI